From Etheostoma cragini isolate CJK2018 chromosome 14, CSU_Ecrag_1.0, whole genome shotgun sequence, the proteins below share one genomic window:
- the LOC117956334 gene encoding chondroitin sulfate proteoglycan 5-like isoform X3, translating to MERVGTRLGTWQVLLTISMVIIPLSAHGRHSLTRHHHHHNQSSVNKEALNTRMMLSDDSAERDHLIGAGLMLGAKLPLSSTKRHHSDKHTHLDVVEEDQTVGEELTAGGGSPDQPGNPMSDDVITVEFHSPAPDIVSSDVALGWAKAPKAHKQKKGGDPTAWTLSDFYDYLTPDDDLSTLDTTPEPEPTPSPPPDMEDENPLLTVSPSVPDVRPKTDSGPSLPASAMPGPDKDEGLGLGGALGTDGCRLGFVRSGPGVCVSQCDIEPNFCFNGGVCTVVAGMGAFCRCNVQDYIWNKGTRCDWAVTEFQVMCAVVGVTSLVLIFLFMIIVFFAKKLYRLKNENRRLRKRRCVCVTGSKYCPQNSEPQTDGLSVSTTADGSQPNVRKLCDTPPHAPQAHTHNLAYYDNVICQDDPQKQEDPAKPPQAKEEGSMNILNSHSPKHENNRPASVVHDQGHAPNNTEENAEDGVTIGLEVLLPKDAKLHSETHSPLQYDVFLYKVANNGDSTLPNQAPPTHSANSYSPSSSHPMPKSAKTSKKSKVPKSPKSPKHTKEDPPSCCEPLSGRHSSPGRHPSPSRDSEPGSYSSPTCHPSSHHSPSRYKCMPTSSSTTPLELRRPRGWSQAPDSERSGTGREHQSGRLRPSPSSPHLTQPPPSPSRVKYSPVSTRSLPPLS from the exons ATGGAGCGCGTTGGCACTCGTCTGGGCACCTGGCAGGTGCTGCTGACCATCTCAATGGTCATTATCCCCCTGTCTGCTCACG GGAGGCATTCACTGACCAGGCACCATCATCACCACAATCAATCATCTGTCAACAAGGAGGCCTTGAACACCAGAATGATGCTCAGTGATGACTCCGCAGAGAGGGACCACCTGATCGGAGCAGGGCTCATGCTCGGGGCTAAACTCCCACTCAGCTCCACCAAACGCCACCATTCTGATAAACACACCCATCTAGATGTCGTAGAGGAGGACCAAACTGTCGGGGAGGAGCTCACCGCCGGTGGGGGGAGTCCAGACCAGCCCGGAAACCCAATGTCAGATGATGTCATCACCGTGGAGTTTCACAGCCCCGCGCCTGATATTGTGTCCTCTGATGTGGCTCTGGGTTGGGCCAAAGCACCAAAAGCccacaagcaaaaaaaaggcGGAGACCCCACTGCATGGACGCTTTCTGACTTTTATGACTACCTTACACCTGATGACGACCTCTCGACATTAGATACGACCCCAGAACCAGAGCCCACCCCTTCACCCCCGCCTGACATGGAGGATGAGAATCCGCTTCTGACCGTTTCTCCTTCTGTTCCTGATGTGAGGCCTAAGACGGATAGCGGGCCCTCCCTACCAGCTTCTGCCATGCCAGGGCCGGACAAGGATGAGGGGTTAGGCTTAGGTGGCGCCCTGGGGACTGACGGCTGCAGGCTGGGCTTTGTGCGTTCTGGAcctggggtgtgtgtgtctcagtgtgacATTGAACCCAATTTCTGCTTCAACGGAGGAGTGTGCACCGTGGTGGCAGGAATGGGAGCATTCTGCAG GTGCAATGTGCAGGACTACATCTGGAACAAAGGCACGCGCTGTGATTGGGCTGTCACAGAGTTCCAGGTTATGTGTGCGGTGGTTGGCGTGACCTCCCTGGTgctcatcttcctcttcatgATCATCGTGTTCTTCGCCAAGAAGCTGTACCGCCTCAAGAATGAGAACAGGCGCCTTCGCAAAcgcaggtgtgtttgtgtgactgggAG TAAATACTGCCCACAGAACAGCGAGCCACAGACAGACGGCCTCTCCGTTTCCACAACAGCCGACGGCTCGCAGCCAAACGTAAGGAAATTGTGTGACACCCCTCCGCACGCTCCCCAAGCTCACACTCACAACCTGGCGTACTATGACAACGTTATCTGTCAG GATGATCCTCAGAAGCAGGAGGACCCAGCAAAGCCCCCACAAGCCAAGGAAGAGGGATCAATGAACATCCTCAACTCTCATTCCCCCAAACACGAGAACAACCGGCCAGCCTCTGTTGTCCACGACCAGGGCCACGCCCCAAATAACACAGAGGAAAACGCTGAG GATGGAGTCACTATTGGCCTGGAAGTGCTCCTCCCAAAAGATGCCAAGCTCCACTCAGAGACCCACTCGCCCCTTCAGTACGACGTCTTCCTCTACAAGGTTGCCAACAACGGAGACTCCACCCTTCCCAACCAAGCCCCTCCCACTCACAGCGCTAACTCTtactccccctcctcttctcacCCCATGCCTAAATCTGCCAAAACATCTAAGAAGTCCAAGGTGCCTAAGTCCCCCAAATCACCCAAACACACCAAGGAAGACCCACCTAGTTGCTGTGAACCCTTGTCTGGCAGGCACTCCTCACCTGGTCGCCACCCATCCCCCAGTCGCGATTCGGAACCTGGTTCCTATTCTTCACCCACCTGTCATCCATCATCCCATCACTCTCCCTCTCGGTACAAATGCATGcccacttcctcctccaccaccccGCTTGAGTTACGCAGGCCCAGAGGTTGGTCTCAAGCTCCCGACTCAGAGCGCTCAGGGACTGGCAGAGAGCACCAGAGTGGACGCCTTCGTCCATCCCCCTCGTCCCCTCACCTCACTCAGCCTCCTCCGTCACCATCCAGGGTTAAGTACAGCCCGGTCAGCACCCGATCCCTGCCACCCCTCTCCTGA
- the LOC117956334 gene encoding uncharacterized protein LOC117956334 isoform X7, with protein sequence MERVGTRLGTWQVLLTISMVIIPLSAHGRHSLTRHHHHHNQSSVNKEALNTRMMLSDDSAERDHLIGAGLMLGAKLPLSSTKRHHSDKHTHLDVVEEDQTVGEELTAGGGSPDQPGNPMSDDVITVEFHSPAPDIVSSDVALGWAKAPKAHKQKKGGDPTAWTLSDFYDYLTPDDDLSTLDTTPEPEPTPSPPPDMEDENPLLTVSPSVPDVRPKTDSGPSLPASAMPGPDKDEGLGLGGALGTDGCRLGFVRSGPGVCVSQCDIEPNFCFNGGVCTVVAGMGAFCRCNVQDYIWNKGTRCDWAVTEFQVMCAVVGVTSLVLIFLFMIIVFFAKKLYRLKNENRRLRKRRCVCVTGSKYCPQNSEPQTDGLSVSTTADGSQPNDDPQKQEDPAKPPQAKEEGSMNILNSHSPKHENNRPASVVHDQGHAPNNTEENAEDGVTIGLEVLLPKDAKLHSETHSPLQYDVFLYKVANNGDSTLPNQAPPTHSANSYSPSSSHPMPKSAKTSKKSKVPKSPKSPKHTKEDPPSCCEPLSGRHSSPGRHPSPSRDSEPGSYSSPTCHPSSHHSPSRYKCMPTSSSTTPLELRRPRGWSQAPDSERSGTGREHQSGRLRPSPSSPHLTQPPPSPSRVKYSPVSTRSLPPLS encoded by the exons ATGGAGCGCGTTGGCACTCGTCTGGGCACCTGGCAGGTGCTGCTGACCATCTCAATGGTCATTATCCCCCTGTCTGCTCACG GGAGGCATTCACTGACCAGGCACCATCATCACCACAATCAATCATCTGTCAACAAGGAGGCCTTGAACACCAGAATGATGCTCAGTGATGACTCCGCAGAGAGGGACCACCTGATCGGAGCAGGGCTCATGCTCGGGGCTAAACTCCCACTCAGCTCCACCAAACGCCACCATTCTGATAAACACACCCATCTAGATGTCGTAGAGGAGGACCAAACTGTCGGGGAGGAGCTCACCGCCGGTGGGGGGAGTCCAGACCAGCCCGGAAACCCAATGTCAGATGATGTCATCACCGTGGAGTTTCACAGCCCCGCGCCTGATATTGTGTCCTCTGATGTGGCTCTGGGTTGGGCCAAAGCACCAAAAGCccacaagcaaaaaaaaggcGGAGACCCCACTGCATGGACGCTTTCTGACTTTTATGACTACCTTACACCTGATGACGACCTCTCGACATTAGATACGACCCCAGAACCAGAGCCCACCCCTTCACCCCCGCCTGACATGGAGGATGAGAATCCGCTTCTGACCGTTTCTCCTTCTGTTCCTGATGTGAGGCCTAAGACGGATAGCGGGCCCTCCCTACCAGCTTCTGCCATGCCAGGGCCGGACAAGGATGAGGGGTTAGGCTTAGGTGGCGCCCTGGGGACTGACGGCTGCAGGCTGGGCTTTGTGCGTTCTGGAcctggggtgtgtgtgtctcagtgtgacATTGAACCCAATTTCTGCTTCAACGGAGGAGTGTGCACCGTGGTGGCAGGAATGGGAGCATTCTGCAG GTGCAATGTGCAGGACTACATCTGGAACAAAGGCACGCGCTGTGATTGGGCTGTCACAGAGTTCCAGGTTATGTGTGCGGTGGTTGGCGTGACCTCCCTGGTgctcatcttcctcttcatgATCATCGTGTTCTTCGCCAAGAAGCTGTACCGCCTCAAGAATGAGAACAGGCGCCTTCGCAAAcgcaggtgtgtttgtgtgactgggAG TAAATACTGCCCACAGAACAGCGAGCCACAGACAGACGGCCTCTCCGTTTCCACAACAGCCGACGGCTCGCAGCCAAAC GATGATCCTCAGAAGCAGGAGGACCCAGCAAAGCCCCCACAAGCCAAGGAAGAGGGATCAATGAACATCCTCAACTCTCATTCCCCCAAACACGAGAACAACCGGCCAGCCTCTGTTGTCCACGACCAGGGCCACGCCCCAAATAACACAGAGGAAAACGCTGAG GATGGAGTCACTATTGGCCTGGAAGTGCTCCTCCCAAAAGATGCCAAGCTCCACTCAGAGACCCACTCGCCCCTTCAGTACGACGTCTTCCTCTACAAGGTTGCCAACAACGGAGACTCCACCCTTCCCAACCAAGCCCCTCCCACTCACAGCGCTAACTCTtactccccctcctcttctcacCCCATGCCTAAATCTGCCAAAACATCTAAGAAGTCCAAGGTGCCTAAGTCCCCCAAATCACCCAAACACACCAAGGAAGACCCACCTAGTTGCTGTGAACCCTTGTCTGGCAGGCACTCCTCACCTGGTCGCCACCCATCCCCCAGTCGCGATTCGGAACCTGGTTCCTATTCTTCACCCACCTGTCATCCATCATCCCATCACTCTCCCTCTCGGTACAAATGCATGcccacttcctcctccaccaccccGCTTGAGTTACGCAGGCCCAGAGGTTGGTCTCAAGCTCCCGACTCAGAGCGCTCAGGGACTGGCAGAGAGCACCAGAGTGGACGCCTTCGTCCATCCCCCTCGTCCCCTCACCTCACTCAGCCTCCTCCGTCACCATCCAGGGTTAAGTACAGCCCGGTCAGCACCCGATCCCTGCCACCCCTCTCCTGA
- the LOC117956334 gene encoding uncharacterized protein LOC117956334 isoform X2 → MERVGTRLGTWQVLLTISMVIIPLSAHGRHSLTRHHHHHNQSSVNKEALNTRMMLSDDSAERDHLIGAGLMLGAKLPLSSTKRHHSDKHTHLDVVEEDQTVGEELTAGGGSPDQPGNPMSDDVITVEFHSPAPDIVSSDVALGWAKAPKAHKQKKGGDPTAWTLSDFYDYLTPDDDLSTLDTTPEPEPTPSPPPDMEDENPLLTVSPSVPDVRPKTDSGPSLPASAMPGPDKDEGLGLGGALGTDGCRLGFVRSGPGVCVSQCDIEPNFCFNGGVCTVVAGMGAFCRCNVQDYIWNKGTRCDWAVTEFQVMCAVVGVTSLVLIFLFMIIVFFAKKLYRLKNENRRLRKRSKYCPQNSEPQTDGLSVSTTADGSQPNVRKLCDTPPHAPQAHTHNLAYYDNVICQRPSTTSYTWEYKPRNPYNHFQDDPQKQEDPAKPPQAKEEGSMNILNSHSPKHENNRPASVVHDQGHAPNNTEENAEDGVTIGLEVLLPKDAKLHSETHSPLQYDVFLYKVANNGDSTLPNQAPPTHSANSYSPSSSHPMPKSAKTSKKSKVPKSPKSPKHTKEDPPSCCEPLSGRHSSPGRHPSPSRDSEPGSYSSPTCHPSSHHSPSRYKCMPTSSSTTPLELRRPRGWSQAPDSERSGTGREHQSGRLRPSPSSPHLTQPPPSPSRVKYSPVSTRSLPPLS, encoded by the exons ATGGAGCGCGTTGGCACTCGTCTGGGCACCTGGCAGGTGCTGCTGACCATCTCAATGGTCATTATCCCCCTGTCTGCTCACG GGAGGCATTCACTGACCAGGCACCATCATCACCACAATCAATCATCTGTCAACAAGGAGGCCTTGAACACCAGAATGATGCTCAGTGATGACTCCGCAGAGAGGGACCACCTGATCGGAGCAGGGCTCATGCTCGGGGCTAAACTCCCACTCAGCTCCACCAAACGCCACCATTCTGATAAACACACCCATCTAGATGTCGTAGAGGAGGACCAAACTGTCGGGGAGGAGCTCACCGCCGGTGGGGGGAGTCCAGACCAGCCCGGAAACCCAATGTCAGATGATGTCATCACCGTGGAGTTTCACAGCCCCGCGCCTGATATTGTGTCCTCTGATGTGGCTCTGGGTTGGGCCAAAGCACCAAAAGCccacaagcaaaaaaaaggcGGAGACCCCACTGCATGGACGCTTTCTGACTTTTATGACTACCTTACACCTGATGACGACCTCTCGACATTAGATACGACCCCAGAACCAGAGCCCACCCCTTCACCCCCGCCTGACATGGAGGATGAGAATCCGCTTCTGACCGTTTCTCCTTCTGTTCCTGATGTGAGGCCTAAGACGGATAGCGGGCCCTCCCTACCAGCTTCTGCCATGCCAGGGCCGGACAAGGATGAGGGGTTAGGCTTAGGTGGCGCCCTGGGGACTGACGGCTGCAGGCTGGGCTTTGTGCGTTCTGGAcctggggtgtgtgtgtctcagtgtgacATTGAACCCAATTTCTGCTTCAACGGAGGAGTGTGCACCGTGGTGGCAGGAATGGGAGCATTCTGCAG GTGCAATGTGCAGGACTACATCTGGAACAAAGGCACGCGCTGTGATTGGGCTGTCACAGAGTTCCAGGTTATGTGTGCGGTGGTTGGCGTGACCTCCCTGGTgctcatcttcctcttcatgATCATCGTGTTCTTCGCCAAGAAGCTGTACCGCCTCAAGAATGAGAACAGGCGCCTTCGCAAAcgcag TAAATACTGCCCACAGAACAGCGAGCCACAGACAGACGGCCTCTCCGTTTCCACAACAGCCGACGGCTCGCAGCCAAACGTAAGGAAATTGTGTGACACCCCTCCGCACGCTCCCCAAGCTCACACTCACAACCTGGCGTACTATGACAACGTTATCTGTCAG AGGCCATCAACAACCAGCTATACCTGGGAATATAAACCCAGAAACCCTTACAATCACTTCCAG GATGATCCTCAGAAGCAGGAGGACCCAGCAAAGCCCCCACAAGCCAAGGAAGAGGGATCAATGAACATCCTCAACTCTCATTCCCCCAAACACGAGAACAACCGGCCAGCCTCTGTTGTCCACGACCAGGGCCACGCCCCAAATAACACAGAGGAAAACGCTGAG GATGGAGTCACTATTGGCCTGGAAGTGCTCCTCCCAAAAGATGCCAAGCTCCACTCAGAGACCCACTCGCCCCTTCAGTACGACGTCTTCCTCTACAAGGTTGCCAACAACGGAGACTCCACCCTTCCCAACCAAGCCCCTCCCACTCACAGCGCTAACTCTtactccccctcctcttctcacCCCATGCCTAAATCTGCCAAAACATCTAAGAAGTCCAAGGTGCCTAAGTCCCCCAAATCACCCAAACACACCAAGGAAGACCCACCTAGTTGCTGTGAACCCTTGTCTGGCAGGCACTCCTCACCTGGTCGCCACCCATCCCCCAGTCGCGATTCGGAACCTGGTTCCTATTCTTCACCCACCTGTCATCCATCATCCCATCACTCTCCCTCTCGGTACAAATGCATGcccacttcctcctccaccaccccGCTTGAGTTACGCAGGCCCAGAGGTTGGTCTCAAGCTCCCGACTCAGAGCGCTCAGGGACTGGCAGAGAGCACCAGAGTGGACGCCTTCGTCCATCCCCCTCGTCCCCTCACCTCACTCAGCCTCCTCCGTCACCATCCAGGGTTAAGTACAGCCCGGTCAGCACCCGATCCCTGCCACCCCTCTCCTGA